Below is a genomic region from Mesorhizobium sp. NZP2298.
CAATCCGATGCACGATTCGGTGCCGTATCTGTTCAACGATTTGACTGACGAAACCGATATCCTGCACGAATATTTTATTCCACGCGCTGCCTATGTCGCGTTCATCAGCGAAGCGCGTGAGATCCTGCGCAACCAGCAACTGCCGGTGCTCAATGCCTCGGTGCGCATCGTCCACAAGGAGGATGTGGCGCTGACCTACGCGCCGGAACCCGCCTATTCGCTGGTGCTCTACATCAACCAGCCCACCGATGCCGACGGCAATGCCAGGATGCGGGCGCTGACACGGGCGCTGATCGATGTGACGATCAAGCATGGCGGGCGCTTCTTCCTGCCCTACCAACTGCATTACACGGCCAGGGAGTTGCTGGCCTCCTATCCCGAACTGCCGGCCTTCCTGGCGGCGAAGCGGCAACATGACCCCACGGAACTGTTTTCCTCGACCTTCTACCGTGCCATCAAGGCGCTGAGCGGGGTGGCGCAGGAAGCAGTTCCAGGAAAAGTGTAAAGCGGTTTTCCCGGGAAACCGCGCAGTGCTTTCCCCAGCGAACTGCTCAGGAATGGAGCAGGAGAACAATCATGCGTATGGCATCAGCGGCGGCCCTCACTCTTATCGCGCTGTGCGCTGGACCGGCAGGGGCCGAGGACCTCAAGGCCTTCAAGCTGACCATCGACGGCGTGGCGGTCGATATCGATCCCGGTGAGAGCACGACCATTACGCTGCCCGGCGGCAAGCAGAGCAAGGTGACGCTCGAGCGCAACGACTTCGCCACCTTTTCCGGCGACAGTTTCTCCTTCGTCCATCCAAGCGGCATTTCGGTGACCAAGACCGATCTCGGCGAAAACATCACGCAATATCTGATGGCCTCGGCGCTGGGCACGATCGTCGTGGTGCAGGAATACGGCAAGATGAACCCTGTGTCGCTCAACCAGCTGATGCTGCAGGAGATGACCAGGGAATCGGTGCAGGCCGGTGCGGAGCTGACGCAGCAGCCGACGACGCGCAAGCTTGCCGACGGAAAGGAACTGACGGGCATCCGCGCCGAGGTGAAGACGCGCACCGACACCGCTCATTTCGAGATCGTCGGCTACGGCCTCGCCGATCAGGGGCTCTTGTTCATCACGCGCGTTGCCGGCGAGGACGCGGCCACCGAACAGCCGCTGATCGACAAGTTCTGGGAGAGCCTGAAGCTGAAGATGTAAGTGGTCAGGCTATTTGTTTTGAAGCAATTCCCAAGGGAAGGCGCTGCGCGCTTTTCCCGGGAAAACGGTTTTACACTTTTCCTGGAATTGCTCTACAGCCCTGTCGGCACCAGGCCGGCCAGCCAGTTCACCGAGCGTTTGGCCGCGTCGGCGGTCGCCGATGCAGCGCGACCGAGATCGGTCTTGACCACCGCATAGCCGTTCTTGGTGCGGTAGAGCACGCCGGTGCCGCCATCGACCACCTGTTCATAGGCGACGGGGCGGGCAGCATCCGCTTCGACGGCCGTCGTCGGCGTGCCGACCGGGACGCTTGGCCGACGGCTCAGTTCCGGCGGCAGCGGGCTTTCGGTGCGAACGACCCTGCTGGCCGGCTTCAGTTCCGGCTGGGATGCAATCGCGGCCAGATGCGAGGAGGACGACGAACCCTTGGCGCGGCAGATGCCGGACACCAGCGGATAGTTAAAGTTGCGCTCGTGCAGGATCTGGCTCTTCATCGCGGCTTCGCATTCGGCGATCGTCGACCATTTGGCCGGCGTCTCGCCGATATATTCGCACAGCCTGGCGTCGCAGTCGCAGCCGACAATGGTCATGGCGACAAGGGCGGTCTTGATCACGGTCTTGTCCCTTCGAGATGCCCGCCCGGGCGCCCATTCAGGGCTTTCAGGCGGCTTGCCCCTTCCATCGCGCGCGAACAAGGCGGGATTTGGCCGCGATTGTGGAATGAGCATGGCGGCGCGTGCCTATTGGGCTGCCGGCAAGGTCCGTTTGAGAAAATTGGCGATCAGCCGCACCACGTCTTGCGGGCGCTCGACCTGGGGGATGTGGTTGACGCCATCGAGAACGGCCAGCTCGGCATGTGGAAACAGCGAGGCGATCTCCTGGCCCTGTGCGAGGGGCGTGGTCGTATCATCTCGCCCCCAGATGACGAGAACCGGAGGCATGAAGGCGCGATAATTCACCCGATTGGCGGCAAGCGATTTCCGCTCGTCATTGTAGAGGCCGCTGAACAGCCAGTGGCCAACGGCATTGGTGGTGCCCTTGACGTTCAAAGGGCGCGTGTAGATCGCAATGCGCTCCGCCGTGACGAGATCGTCATTCTCGATGAATTGGCGCAAACCGAACCCGGTCATGAACGGATTGGTGAAGGTCGAGGCGGCCAGGAGTTGGCGCGGCCAATCCCTGTCGAGCAGGGATGCGAACGGCAAGGCTGGCGCCTCGGTCTGGCCGAGGCCAAGCGCCACGTCGAGCAGGATCAGCGCGTCGATGCGATCCGGGGCCGAGAAAGCGGCCTCGATCACACCGCCGCCACCATAGGAGTGGACACCGACGCTGAAATGGCGAAGGCCGAGCGCGTCGGCGAACCCGAGGACGCGCTTTGCGTGGGCGGCGCGCGAATAGTCCTGGTTGGCTGGTCTTTCGGAATAGCCGAAGGGCGGCATGTCGACCGCGATCACGCGAAAGCCCTGTTCGCCCAGCGGAGCGGCGATATCGCGGTAGGTTTCGGCCCAGGAGACCGTGCCGTGGAACAGAAGCAGCGGCGGCCCGTCCGGCGGACCCCAGACCTGATAGTGCATCTTCAGCCCGTCCACGGTCGCGAACAAGGCTCCCGCCGGTGCCGCTTCCTGCGGCGACAGCGTTTCGCGCAAGGCCGCGGCGCCGCGGAAGCCGACGGGCGCGACAACGATCAGCACGACCAGCGTGAGCGCGAGCCAGCCGACAATGCGGATCAGTCGACGCATGGTGCGGCTGTCGTCTCAGTAGTCGTAAACATGTTCGAGCCTGGCGCCGGCCTTGATCAGCGACGGCAGCACCAGATGCAGCTTGCGCACGGCAACGACCATGCCGGTGCGGCGCGTCGCGGTGTCGGCCGGCAGCGGATAGCTGAACAGGATGCGCATGCCTTCTGGAACGGCGATCGAGTCGGTCGAGAGCATCGTGACCATGATCTCGTCATTGCCGCCGATCTCGACGAAGGAGACACCCTTGTCGATCAGCCGGGGGATCATGTCGGTGAAGACCTGATAGCGCTTGGTGACGAAGATGGTGCCGTCGGCTCCCATGTCGCGTTCCAGCAAGGTGTCGGGCTCGTTGCGGGTGGCTTCGCCGACCGGACCCTTGGCCCAGACGTGGATGTCGAGCAAGGCCGGGTCGGAGGTGGCGGCGAGCGCTTGCCTTATCAGGTCGGCATAGCCCTGCTTGATGGTGTCGGCGAGACCGAAAGCGAGCTTGCGCTCGCTGGTGCGGACGGAGCTGTCTCCCGGCGCCGGCTGCACGGCAAACAGGCCGGCGCGTTTCTCGCCATAGGGAAACTGGTACCACGGCACCTGGTCGAGAAAGCCTGCGTATTCCGCCGCCACCTTGGCCTGGTAGATGTCGGCGGCGGTGCGCTTGGCCGATGTCGCCTCGGTGATGCGGCCGACCGTGTTCTCATAGGCCCATTGCAGGATGTGCTCGATCGAGTGGCTGGTGCCGATGATGACCAGCATCTGATGGTTGGCATAGTTGAACTTGTAGGGAGAACTGGCGCGGATCACCGTGGCGTAGTCCTGCCAGAAGCGGCCGACATAGGACCAGTAGGGAAAGCCGCTCGGCTGGTCCTTGGCGACGAAGCCGGCGTATTCACGCGCGGCGTAGACGATCGCCCATTCCGGATAGGTGAGGAAGGTCGATTCCTCCGGCCGCTGGTAGCCGGGGATTTCAGCGCGGACCTTGTCGGCCAGCGCCTTGGGTGGCGCGCCGTCGGCAATACCGGGCAGCGGCGTCTTGTCGAGCGATGGCGTCGTCAGAAAGCCATAGGTGAGCCCCGCGATCGGGACCAGGATGACGATGACGATCAGCCAGAGGATCGTCTTGATGAGGCGCTTCAGCCAGCGGAACACGAGCATGGCCGGTCAGGCCGTGGCGAAGTGGTCGTGTATGCGCTTCGACAGCCAGAAACCGACATAGACGGCGAAGCCGCCTATGACGATGTGCGGCAGGTTGGCGAAGAAGCGGGCAGGGAATTCGATATCGTTGAGGGAGCGGAAGCCGTTGATGAAGATGCCGGCATCGAGGCAGCCGGAACCGGTGATCAGTCCGAGCACACCGTCGAACAGATAGACCGAGCCGAACAGCTTGAAATAGAATACCGCTTGGCGATGCGAGATGAAGGCAGCGGCCAGCGCCCAGACGCCCGAGAAGGCGTGCAGCAGGTCATCGTACCATTGCAGCGAAAACAGGCCGAACAGATTGCCGTTGGCGTCGTTGAACGCCGGTATGTAGCCGACGGCGACGACGGCGAAGAACAGGAAGGCATAGCCAACGGCAAGCTTCTGGATGAGCGTCATGAAGTCTCCCCCTTCTACGAGCTCGTTTTTCAAACGGACCCTGACGACATCGAACGTTAGCCGATTTTGCCGCCGGTTGCAGCCCCAGCCGAAAACACCGTAAAAATTGTGGGAGATAGATTTCAAAGACGGTCGGCGCCGGGATTTCTCCCAGCGCCTCCCTGTCAGATCAGGACACGGTCGCGGCAGCAACTTCCGTAAAGTCGTCGCGCCATGCCGGCCTTGATTTTGACGGTCCTGCCAGCCACCACCCGAAGGCGGCGTCCGTTCCAGACCACGCCGGTCTTGGCCCTTGCAGGCCTTGCCCTGCGTGCCATCGAAGGTTTTTGCCGTCCTTCATGGCAGCATCGGTCCGCCGTCGGCGTTGGCACGCTTTCCGCGGCCCCGTAGGTCTCGGCTACCGTCCCTCAAAACAGGCAAGCCTGCTCTCGCTCCGGGCCGTACGGGCCTCAGGAAATCCGCCTTTCACTTCCGCCTTTCGGCTTGGCGATCGGTAGCCGCCTGAGATGGGTTTAACGTACGCCGGGTAAGTGTCTCGGGGAATGGCCATGGGCCTGTGGATAGCGGGATTATCGGGGACCGTTTGCCACAAGCCCGGAATTTCGGCGCCGGCTGCCTTAGACAGCCTGCCCCGCTTTTTAGGGCTCCGACCGACAGCGCCCCTTGCTCCGCCGACGGGCACGGGCTTCAATGCCGGCAAACGACCGGACATGCATGTTCGGCGCCGGGGAGGGCGCGTGTTGAAAGTCGGGGTGGTTCTCAATCCGATAGCCGGTGGCGGCCGGCTGAAACGGCATTGGCCTGAGGTTGCCGCCTCGCTGAAAAAGCATTTTGGCGATTTCGAGCTGCGCGAGACGCAGGCCGAGGGCGATGCCGAACGGCTGGCCATCGACCTCGCGGCCAGCGGTTACGAACTGGTGATCGCGGCGGGCGGTGACGGCACAGCCAGCGAAGTGGCCGACGGGCTGCTGCAGGCATTTGAGGAGAGCGGTAGGATGACCGAGCTCGGCCTGCTGCCATGCGGCACTGGCATCGATTTCGCGCGCGGGCTCGGCCTGCCGAAGGCGGTGGACGCGACCTTGAAGCGGATCGCCGAGGCAGAGGGACGTAAGATCGATGCTGGCCGTATCTGCTACATCGACGACCATGGTGCGCTGGCCAGCCGCCACTTCATCAACATCGCCGGCCTTGGTCTGTCAGGCGCTACCGACCGCGCCGTCAATGCCGACAAGCGCAAGGGCAAGATGTCGGCCAAGACGCTGTTCCTGTGGCGCACCGTGGTCGAGTTCGTCCGCTACCGCTTCCAGGATGTCCGGATCACGGTCGACGACGGCACGCCTGTCGAAGCGCGCATGGCGCTGGTGGCGGTGGCAAACGGAAAGTTCTTCGGCGGCGGCATGATGATCGCGCCCGATGCCGAGCTGACCGACGGGCAGTTCGACATCGTCATCCTGCGCGCGGCGGGCAAGCTGAAGCTGATCTGGGACATCAGGCTGCTCTATGGCGGCCGGCATCGCAACCATCCGGCAATCACGATCCTGCGCGGCAAGAAAGTGGTTGTCGAACCGCTGGGTGATGTGGAAAAGAACGGCGCGTTGGTCGACATAGACGGTGAGTCGCCCGGGCGCATACCGGCAACCTTCGAGATCCTGCCCGGGGCGCTGACGCTCAGATATTGAATCAAGGCGTTGCCAGATTGATTCAAGTCTTTTCGAAACTGAATCCGGCTATCGATTCAAGCTAATGAAATCGCTTGGTTTTCTGGCTGCGGCTCAGATTTCCAATTTGGCCGGGAAACCGGGCGCGCGCAGGTCGGTACCGACGGCATCCTCAAGCAATTTGACGATCTGGGTCGACCAGGCACCGCCGCCATAGGTTTCCTTGCCCTGCTGAAAAATCGCGTTGACGCGTGACGCCAGCTCGAGCGGCACGCCGAAATCCTTGCCCATGCCCAGCGCGAAGCCAAGGTCCTTCAGCGCCAGGTCCATGGTGAAGCCGATGTCGTAGGAGCCGTTGAGGACGAGCTGGCTTTCGGTCTCGTGGACGAAGCTGTTGCCGGAGGAGGCAACGATGGCGTGATAGGACTGGGCGAGGTCGAGCCCGCCCCGCTTGGCCAGCATCAGCGCTTCACCGGCGGCGACGAGATGGATGAAGGCCAGCATGTTGGTGATGACCTTGATCACCGCCGCCGAGCCAATCGGTCCCATCAGGAAGGAGCGCGCGCACATCGCCTCGATCGCCGCGCGATGGCGTTCGTAGAGCGCGGCATCACCGCCGACCAGCGCGGTGATTTTTCCAACCGCCGCCAGATGCACGCCGCCGGTGACCGGGCACTCCAGCGTCTCGACGCCTCTGGCGGAGGCGAGGGCGGCAAGCCGCACGATCTCGTCGCGGCCATTGGTCGACATCTCGATCCAGGTGCCGCCTGAAGGCAGGCCTTCGAGCAATCCGCCTGGGCCGGCCAGCACTGCTTCGCTGACCTTTGGCGAGGGCAGGCAAGAGATGGCGTTGCCGGCGCGGGCGGCCGCTTCCGCGGGACTGCTCGCGGCGGTGGCGCCGAGCGCAACGAGGCGCTCGACCGCCGCTGGGTCGCGGTCGAAGACCGTGACCGCAAAGCCGTTGCGGATCAGGCTGGCGGCAAGGTTGCCGCCGAGATGGCCGAGGCCGATGAAGGCGTAGCTTTCGCTCATGGCATCAGCGGCGTCTGCATCATCTGCAGATGCAGGTCCTTGCCAGTGTAGGGATGGGCGTCGCAGACCGCTTCGTTGAGCTCGACGCCCAGCCCCGGTTCCTTCGACGGGATGACATTGCCGTCCTGCCACTCGATCTTCTTCTTGAGCAGCGTCGCGTGGAAACCGTCCCACTGCTTCAGCGATTCCAGGATCAGGAAGTTGGGCAGCGTCACCGCCAGCTGAATGTTGGCGGCACCGACGATCGGCCCGCAATAGCAGTGCG
It encodes:
- a CDS encoding alpha/beta fold hydrolase; amino-acid sequence: MRRLIRIVGWLALTLVVLIVVAPVGFRGAAALRETLSPQEAAPAGALFATVDGLKMHYQVWGPPDGPPLLLFHGTVSWAETYRDIAAPLGEQGFRVIAVDMPPFGYSERPANQDYSRAAHAKRVLGFADALGLRHFSVGVHSYGGGGVIEAAFSAPDRIDALILLDVALGLGQTEAPALPFASLLDRDWPRQLLAASTFTNPFMTGFGLRQFIENDDLVTAERIAIYTRPLNVKGTTNAVGHWLFSGLYNDERKSLAANRVNYRAFMPPVLVIWGRDDTTTPLAQGQEIASLFPHAELAVLDGVNHIPQVERPQDVVRLIANFLKRTLPAAQ
- a CDS encoding NAD(P)-dependent oxidoreductase; translation: MSESYAFIGLGHLGGNLAASLIRNGFAVTVFDRDPAAVERLVALGATAASSPAEAAARAGNAISCLPSPKVSEAVLAGPGGLLEGLPSGGTWIEMSTNGRDEIVRLAALASARGVETLECPVTGGVHLAAVGKITALVGGDAALYERHRAAIEAMCARSFLMGPIGSAAVIKVITNMLAFIHLVAAGEALMLAKRGGLDLAQSYHAIVASSGNSFVHETESQLVLNGSYDIGFTMDLALKDLGFALGMGKDFGVPLELASRVNAIFQQGKETYGGGAWSTQIVKLLEDAVGTDLRAPGFPAKLEI
- a CDS encoding diacylglycerol/lipid kinase family protein, producing the protein MKVGVVLNPIAGGGRLKRHWPEVAASLKKHFGDFELRETQAEGDAERLAIDLAASGYELVIAAGGDGTASEVADGLLQAFEESGRMTELGLLPCGTGIDFARGLGLPKAVDATLKRIAEAEGRKIDAGRICYIDDHGALASRHFINIAGLGLSGATDRAVNADKRKGKMSAKTLFLWRTVVEFVRYRFQDVRITVDDGTPVEARMALVAVANGKFFGGGMMIAPDAELTDGQFDIVILRAAGKLKLIWDIRLLYGGRHRNHPAITILRGKKVVVEPLGDVEKNGALVDIDGESPGRIPATFEILPGALTLRY
- a CDS encoding DUF4383 domain-containing protein codes for the protein MTLIQKLAVGYAFLFFAVVAVGYIPAFNDANGNLFGLFSLQWYDDLLHAFSGVWALAAAFISHRQAVFYFKLFGSVYLFDGVLGLITGSGCLDAGIFINGFRSLNDIEFPARFFANLPHIVIGGFAVYVGFWLSKRIHDHFATA